The genomic stretch GTCTCTACATTGGGGGATTTTAATAGCCCTAGGTTTTGCACTTATTATTTGGTTAATGTTAAACAAAACTACTTTTGGTTACGAAATCGAAGCAGTTGGATTTAACGAAAATGCATCGCAATATGCCGGTATGAGTGTAAAGAAAACAATTATCTTTTCCATGGTTATTGCCGGAGCGCTTGCTGGTCTTGGTGGCGTAATGGAAGGTCTTGGAACATACGGAACGGCTTATGTTTTAACTTCTTCTCCAGGGATTGGTTTTGACGGTATCGCCGTTGCATTACTCGGAGGAAGTTCTCCAATTGGGATTGTCTTCTCTGCCATCTTGTTCGGCGCTCTAAAAGTAGGAGCACTAAACATGCCAGCAGTTGCAGGCGTTCCAAACGAATTAGTCAACGTAATTATCGCTCTGATTATCTTCTTTGTGGCATCCAGCTACATTATCCGCTGGGCGATGGCAAAATTTAAGAAGGGGGCGAAAGCAGAATGACAGCCATTTTAGCGACAATTGTTTCTAGTACACTGCTTATGGCAGGCCCACTAATTTTTACTGCTCTCGGGGGCGTTTATTCAGAACGAGGCGGTGTGGTTAATATTGGACTAGAAGGTATGATGGTTATGGGAGCATTCTCTGCTATCGTCTTTAACCTTACTTTCCAAGACACTTTCGGCAATTTAACTCCTTGGATTTCACTTATTGCGGCGATGGTCGTTGGGGGATTATTCTCTCTTGTACATGCTGTTGCAACTATTAACTTCCGCGCTGACCACGTAATCAGTGGTGTAGCGATTAACTTTTTAGCAACCGGTCTATCTTTATTCCTTGTAAAAGTAATTTATGATAAAGGCCAAACAGATCAAATTAAGTACTACTTTGGTAAACCGGATATTCCTGTTTTAAGTGATATTCCAGTTATTGGTGATATTTTCTTCAAAAACATTCCGGTAATGAGTTATGTGGCGATTCTATTTGCAATCGCATCTTGGTTTATTATTTATAAAACGCGTTTTGGTCTTCGTCTTCGTTCTGTAGGGGAACATCCTCTTGCAGCAGATACGATGGGAATCAAAGTTCGCTGGATGAGATACCAAGGGGTTATCATTTCTGGTATCCTTGGCGGTCTAGGTGGCGCGGTTTACGCCCAATCCTTTACACTTGATTTCGGACACGCAACTATTTCCGGTCAAGGTTATATGGCCCTTGCAGCGATGATTTTTGGTAAATGGAACCCACTTGGAGCAATGGGGGCAGCTATTTTCTTCGGATTTGCGCAATGTTTGGCAATTACCGGCGGATCGCTACCATTCTTCAAAGACATTCCAGACGTTTACTTACAAATTGCGCCTTATGTATTAACTATCTTAGCGCTTGTTGGCTTTATCGGTAAATCCGAAGCACCAAAAGCAGATGGTGTGAACTACATTAAAGGTAAATAATACGAGTAAACAGCCTAGATTAAATTCTAGGCTGTTTTTTATGCTAGAAAATTGTGCGTGGCAACAACTTAGGATACAATAGGAAAGTGAGATCATTGCTTGAAAGGAGCATTATAATGACAGACAAAATATTTCAAGAAAAAGTTGGTCCGGTTGCACTAACAATTGTTCCAACCCAAAAATATAAATCCAATAAAATTGTTTTCAAATTTCGCGCTCCATTAGAAAGAGAAACAGTAACTAAACGGGCTTTACTTTCAATATTATTAGAAACAAATAGTGAAAAATACCCAACTCAAACAGCTTTCAGAAAGCAATTAGCGAATCTTTACGGTGCTAATTTTTATACAACAACAGCTAAAAAAGGTAATGAACACGTATTAACTGTTATTTTCGATATGATTGATGGGCAATATGTATCGGACGGAATTCATATTTTGGAAGATGCTTTTGCTTTTATAGAACAAGCATTATTCCATCCAAATGTGACAAACGGCGCTTTCAATGATGAAACACTTGCTCGCGAAAAAGAGAACTTGAAAAGTAGTTTAGAAGGTATTTACGATGACAAAATTCGTTTTGCTTCTAAACGACTAGTAGAAGAAATGTTCCGCGATGATGAGTTTCGTTTTGGCTCAGCTGGCGTTTTAGAAGACATTGATGCTATCACAGCGAAAGATTTATATGAATACTACTTACAATTTATTGCAGAAGATGCTATCGAAATATTTATTTGTGGAGATGTAACAAAAGAAGAAGTATTTCCTCTTATCGAAAAAATGGCTTTTGCGCCACGTGCTGAACGAAAAGGTGTTTTTTATACAAAAGAAGCTCCAAAAGTAGTGCGTACTATTCATGAGCAACAAGCGATTAATCAAGGGAAACTTGTACTTGGTTATCAAACAGAAACCTTATTTGGAGATGATGATTTCGTTGCACTTCAACTTGCAAATGGGCTTCTTGGCGGATTTGCTAATTCGAAAATCTTTATCAACGTTCGCGAAAAAGCGAGTCTGGCTTATTATGCTTCAAGCCGAATTGATTCTTTCAAAGGTTATATGATTATTTCAGCTGGAATTGATGAAGTAAATTACGAACAAGCCTTAAAAATTATTGAAGAACAAGTAGTAGCAATGAAACAAGGCAATTTTACAGAAGATGAATTAAACCAAACAAAAGAAATGCTCATTAACCAATTGCTTGAAACAAATGATCAGGCGCAAGGTTTGATAGAACTGGTTTACAATAATGTTCTACGTAAAGCAAACTTAGACTTAGAAAATTGGATTGCGAAAATCAAACAAGCAACCAAAGAAGAAGTAGTTGCTGCTATCAATAAAATTAAACCAGATACCATTTATTTCTTAAGTAAGGGAGGAGAAGAACTTCATGGAAAAAATCACATTTGAGCAAGTAAAAGAAGCAGTCTTTCATGAAAAAATGGCAAATGGCTTACAAGTGTATCTTCTTCCAAAACAAGGTTTTAGTAAGACTTATGCTGTATTCACAACAAATTACGGTGCAATCGATAATAACTTCGTCCCAATTGGTGAAACAGAGTTCACGAAAGTACCAGATGGTATTGCCCATTTCTTAGAACATAAAATGTTTGAAAAAGAAGACGGCGATGTATTCTTCAAATTTGGCGAAAAAGGCGCGTTTACGAATGCATTTACCTCTTTCACAAAAACAGCTTATCTTTTCTCGAGTACTTCTCGAGTGGAAGAAAACTTGGAAACGCTGATTGACTTTGTACAAGAGCCGTATTTCACAGAAGAAACTGTTGAAAAAGAGAAAGGTATTATCGGCCAAGAAATCAGAATGTATGATGATGATCCTGATTTTCGCGCTTATTTTGGCGTAATCGAAAATATGTATCATAATCATCCAGTAAAAATCGATATTGCTGGAACCGTTGAATCGATTGCCGAAATTAACAAAGATTTACTGTATCTTTGCTATAACACATTCTATCACCCTAGCAACATGGTCCTTTTTGTTGTAGGGAATTTAGAACCAGAACAAATGATGGACCTGATTC from Listeria monocytogenes ATCC 19117 encodes the following:
- the yfmH gene encoding EF-P 5-aminopentanol modification-associated protein YfmH — its product is MEKITFEQVKEAVFHEKMANGLQVYLLPKQGFSKTYAVFTTNYGAIDNNFVPIGETEFTKVPDGIAHFLEHKMFEKEDGDVFFKFGEKGAFTNAFTSFTKTAYLFSSTSRVEENLETLIDFVQEPYFTEETVEKEKGIIGQEIRMYDDDPDFRAYFGVIENMYHNHPVKIDIAGTVESIAEINKDLLYLCYNTFYHPSNMVLFVVGNLEPEQMMDLIRANQAKKEFAEAAPIKRHFPEEPKTVAVKERKIHFPVQIAKNLVGIKEDIGSLEGQAALKQEIIGDVALEMLFGTTSDTYLKLYNEGIIDDTFGYDYTLQDSFSFVLVGGDAKDPDKQTEKIKEAMKEAAKNGLNESDLALVKRKRIGQFLRSLNSPEFIANQFSQYVMKSASLFDILPLMEEVTLEEVNAFVKNLDQEERTTSFQLLPEQ
- the yfmF gene encoding EF-P 5-aminopentanol modification-associated protein YfmF, with the translated sequence MTDKIFQEKVGPVALTIVPTQKYKSNKIVFKFRAPLERETVTKRALLSILLETNSEKYPTQTAFRKQLANLYGANFYTTTAKKGNEHVLTVIFDMIDGQYVSDGIHILEDAFAFIEQALFHPNVTNGAFNDETLAREKENLKSSLEGIYDDKIRFASKRLVEEMFRDDEFRFGSAGVLEDIDAITAKDLYEYYLQFIAEDAIEIFICGDVTKEEVFPLIEKMAFAPRAERKGVFYTKEAPKVVRTIHEQQAINQGKLVLGYQTETLFGDDDFVALQLANGLLGGFANSKIFINVREKASLAYYASSRIDSFKGYMIISAGIDEVNYEQALKIIEEQVVAMKQGNFTEDELNQTKEMLINQLLETNDQAQGLIELVYNNVLRKANLDLENWIAKIKQATKEEVVAAINKIKPDTIYFLSKGGEELHGKNHI
- a CDS encoding ABC transporter permease, with product MTAILATIVSSTLLMAGPLIFTALGGVYSERGGVVNIGLEGMMVMGAFSAIVFNLTFQDTFGNLTPWISLIAAMVVGGLFSLVHAVATINFRADHVISGVAINFLATGLSLFLVKVIYDKGQTDQIKYYFGKPDIPVLSDIPVIGDIFFKNIPVMSYVAILFAIASWFIIYKTRFGLRLRSVGEHPLAADTMGIKVRWMRYQGVIISGILGGLGGAVYAQSFTLDFGHATISGQGYMALAAMIFGKWNPLGAMGAAIFFGFAQCLAITGGSLPFFKDIPDVYLQIAPYVLTILALVGFIGKSEAPKADGVNYIKGK